The segment CGCCTGCACCCCGGCCAGAATCAAAACCACGAATTCAAGCCTGATCTGGGAGGACGATGTCCCGATCGACTTTTTCGTGGATCTTGAGAGTGAGGAATCCGGTTTTAACGATTTTGTGTTTGTAAACGAACCCATTATACAGGCTCCAAGCAACACTCAGTTCGTGCGCAATGGTTTTTATGATCAAAGGGCGGGTGATCCGCAACGATCCGATGTGGATGGTATCCGGATTCTTGGAACGGGCGGGCTCGGCACAGGGATAACAGTGCAAGTATCACGTCCGGCTCCCAACACCGATGTCACCGCACTGGTGGTGGCCGGGGAGACCTCTGCAGGAACCCCCTATTCCGGACCCATGCCCATAATCCGGGAGACCACAGGAAACCTCAATGACTGCCGGGAAGACGATGCGGTGGACACCACAGACATCGACCTTTATGCGTTGGAATTGTGGTACCAGGAATATCTGGCAGATCCCGCCAACGGCAGCGGGGCTTTGGCAGGATCGGGGTTTTTGGTTTATGCGTCGCGATCTCCCGATGCCACGTTTACCAATTCCGCCGACCCCATGCAGGCCATCCGTTTGATGCAAATCGGCGGCGGGTCCACTGCACAGTTGATGGATGAGACCACCTTCGCCAGCGACAATCCCATTTATATCGACAGCAATTTTAATACCGTAAGCACACAAGGAGCGGCGATCATCGGAGACGCTATCAACCTTTTGGGTCAGGACTGGGATGATTCCAAGACTTGCGGTGGCGGAATGCCCGATGCCGGGCCCAACGGAAGCACGCGAATTCAGGTTCGGGCGGCTTTGTTTGGCGGCTACACCCCCACCACGTCATTGGGCGGAACCTATGGTGGTGGACTGCACAACTACATGCGCTACCACGAAAACTGGGACGATGTGATTGCGGATTTCAAAGGCAGTATGATCGGCCTTTGGGTGAGTCAGCAGGCGGTGGGCAACTGGTGTCAACATGGCGATTGTTATGAGCCTCCGGACCGGGAGTACGGGTGGGACACCCGTTTCGGTGATCCCGATTTCTGGCCGCCTTTCATCCCCTCTATTTTTGGTGTCGAGCGGGTGGGGTTTCTTGAATAATGAATTTAACCTCGAGAGAACTAATGGTTTTATTACATAAAAAATTTAACCTGCTAAAAAATGAGAATGGTTTCACCCTGGTTGAATTGCTGGTGGCCAGTCTCATTTCTGTTATTTTGATCGCTGTCATGGCAGGGATTTTTCAGTCGCAAAATAATACCTTTGTTCTTCAGAACCAGCTCAACAAAATGCAGGTGAACGGACGGTCCGCGACCGAATTTCTTTCCAGAGCGGTACAGAACGCAGGATATAACGTGTTCCGGGGAACCCGGTTTCTCGCGGCTTCCGACCACTATCTCACCGCGGTGTTCGACCAGGACAATGATGGGATCATTCAAAACGATGAAGTGATGACATTTGCCGTCGGCAACAATTTCAGCACGGCAGATGAAACATTTAACATAGACCCTTTTTTTGATATGGATCAAGACGGTGCCGTCGCCGGAACGGAAACCGCGACCTATCCAATCACAATGACGTTGACGGCTCCTCCCTACAATCTTTATAAAGTGATTCCCGACAACTCAGGAACAGGAATCACCCGCAATACCGTAGCCCGCGACCTGGATAACCTGATCATTCGTTACTATGACAAAAACGGCGCTCTTTTGCCGGCGGGGATTGATGCCGATAACGATGGAGTTCCGGATTCCGGGGCTTACGTCCTTCCCCTGGCGGAACTCAACGATATCCGAAAAGTCGATATCGAGATTGTTGCCCGAACCCGGGATGAGGACCCAAGAACCAATTTTGCCGATTCAGGGACCTACTTGGCTGCAAGTGTTGCCACCCAGGGAGGGGATTCATACTCCGACCGATATCACAGGGAAACGTTCACCGCACATACAGCTCCCAGAAATCTGGTCATGGCGCCCTGGGGAAAAATGGAAATCGTTGCCGCGCCCACCCCGGTCACTTGTCCTGCGGCCACATCCAATATCACGGCAACCCTCGTCGATTCCAATGGGTCACCGGTGGCATCGGGCGTCAATATAAATTTCGCGGTGAATGGAGGGGGAAGCGCTGCATTATCCTCCACGGTGGATACCACCAATGCATTTGGAGAAGCCAACACCACCGTCACTTATGATTGGTCGTCCCCCAATGCGAGCATCACCATTTCTGCCAATGCACTGGTCAACGTTGGCGGCCAGGACAATCCCGTTTTCAATGCCACCTCTGTCAATTTTCAATCAGGGGCAGGGGTTTTAACGGATAACTTTGACGACGGAGACAGCGTGGGATGGACCGAAGTTGGAGTCACCAATTGGAATGTGGCCGCAGGGCAATACAGGACGGCCTCCAACGGCAACGGGATTTCGCTCAACGGTTGCGATCCATGGCAGAATTATGAGATGCAATTGGAAACACAAAGAAATGGATCGCTGGGAACCGGGGAATACACTGGAATGATTCTTCGCTATCGAAACCCCAACCAGTTTTATATGGCGCGGATTTTTTGTTCCCTGTGCACCGGCCCTCCGGGGGGGCATACTTACATCCTTCAGCTCGTAAACTTCAATAGCGGAGAAACCGTCCTCGCTTCCAGCGCTCCCATTATCTTCAACAACAATACCCCCTACACCCTGAAAGCCAGTGCCGATGCGGATAATCTGAGCATGAAAATCTGGCAAACCGGAGACCCGGAACCGGGAGGGTGGACGATCACCACAACGGATACGGATTACACTCAGGGGCAGGTTGGCTTGACCACCACAAAGAATGTGAGCGTGTTCGACGATGTAGCGGTCAATCCGCTTTAATCCTTTGCGCCTCAGGCTGGACGGGAACGATGAATGTAGTGGCATCAAACTTCTGGGTAACAATTATGATCAAAAAATTAAAATCTGGATTTATCCTCAAAAATGAACGTGGGTTCAGTCTCATCGAAGCGCTTTTGGCCATGGCTCTTTTAGGCATCGGAATTTTTGTGGTCGGTGGGACGACCGGCACCATTATGGAAAAAAATACCAGTAGCCGGAAGTCCTCCATCGCCATGACCCTTGCCCAGGACAAGATCGAATACATAAAAGGCGTCAGCCAGGCCTGGTTGCTGGATGGGGCGGATGGATTGGATTCTCCAGACCTGGTTTCCGGGGTTTGGACCGCGAACACAGGAGGTGAAACGGTAGATTCCGAGGGCAATGCCGTGGCCGTCGGTTATGGCCGGTCCTGGACGATCACGGATATTGCGACGGAAAATTTTTTGTACGATGTTTCCATAACCATGACATGGCAGGAGGATGGGGCCAGGACTTTGCAACTCAACACTCAGATCACCCAATAGAAAGCCGCCATGAATAACAAAAGAATTTTATTCACACATCTAAAAAACGAGCGTGGCCTGGGCACGGTTGAGGTTCTCGTTGCAAGCGTAATAGCATTAATAATTCTGGCGGCAACGGTCATTTTGTTTACCAGTAATCAAAGTAAATTGCAGGATGAAAATGACATCGCCAATATCCAGGCCAAGGGAAGGTTCGCCGTAGATAAGATTGAGGAAGAGATACGGATGGCCGGATTTGGATTGCCCCCCTTGCAGGGCTTGACGGCTATCAGTGCAAATTCGATCAGTTTTCGCTCCAATCTGAATGATGTGCGAACCACCACGCCTCCTTGTACGGCATGCCCAGGGACGATTGCGGGAAGTATCGGCGATACGACGCTCACCGTGGTTGACGAAAGCGGATTCTCCAGTGGAGATAAGATCGTGATTTACGATCCCAATCTAAATCAATGGGAATTAAACACGGTCACAGGAACCGCGGCGGGCACTTTGAGCCTGGGGTCTGGTTTGACGAATGACTATATTTATGGAATCAACACCAACCTGGTTACGGTAAACAAATACAGCGATATCACAGTAGCCCTTTCGGGCGCAAATATCACCCGGACTGTCGACGGAACGGTGACGAACTTGATCAATGATGTCGATGCGACAAGCGGAATCGTTTTCAACTACTATGGCTTAACCGTGCCTTCTACCATTCAAAGGTTGGGTTTCACCTTAAATGCGATTGATCCGAATAATTCTGGAGCGGTTGTCGAATTTAAAACCGATGTCTCTTTGAGAAATTCTTGATTGGGGTGAAAATCATGCCTTGTTTAGTGTTTAAAATTAATAAAGGGGTCGCATCAAAATACCTCAAAAATGAATCAGGCTTTGCGTTTGCAGTGACCCTTCTATTGTTGACGGTTTTGGTTCTCCTCATTGCTGTTGGGAGTCAATGGGCCTCGCAGGATATCAAGCGGGCGAGTAAATATAAAAAAACAAGAGAGGTTTTTTATATCGCTGAAACGGGAATTCAACAAGCGGTTAATTTTTTTAATTATGATGGAGCTGGAAATAGCCCCGGCGCCGCTGAAAACGGATTCGACGATGAACTGGATGGAACCACCTGGCCGTCCGGTTTTGCGAGTACTTCGTTTGGCGGCGGAACTTTTTCAGTGACTATCGATGACAACAACGATAACGACAGCAACACGGATGACGACGTTGACCATACGGTAATACTGACTTCCCAGGCCACCAAAGGCGATCAAACCACTTCCATTGAGGCGATCGTCAATCGGCCCACGTTTACCCCGGCCTCTGCAATCACCACCAAGGGCAACCTCGGCGGAAGCGGCTCGTTCACGGTTCAGGGGGCCTGTGGCAGCATCCACACCAATAGCGGTTTTAATCAATCCGGTGTCAGTGGCACGGTAACGCAGGGAACCACCGCTTCCGGATCCTGCTCCGGGGCCACCTGTACCGCCTCGGGGGCGGCCGAACACCCGATTCCCATCGTCAATCCTGCCGATTACAAGGTCTACGCAAAGTATGTGCTAAAAAGTGACGGGACCATTCTTGATCAAACCACAGGGAATGTTTATACCAATTCGGGCTCCAATTGGACTCACACAACCACAGGGGACGGCAACGCTATTTTCGGGGACATCTCCCGACCCGGTGGTCTGTGGAAAATGAATGGCACGGATATTGACCAGGGCATTTTCTACGTGGAAGGGGATATCAATGTATTGGGGACTCCCGATCCGTTTCAGGTGACTATTTTTGCCGATGGCTATATCGATTTTGGTGGCAATGGGGATGTGGTGAATTACCAGGGAGGCCCCTCTCCGGACATCGACCAGCTTTTTCTAGTGGCGGGAACCGACCTCGAATTTTCCGGGACACCCTCCAATCAAATTGAGGGAATGTTATATGCCGGAGAACAGATGAGCATCTCGGGAACCGTCGATATCAATGGATTCATCGTTTCCGCAAATATTGCAGACGTTGAAAATAAAGTCAGTCCGGAAAGCAGCATTTCAGGAAGCTTGAGCGTTACCTATAACTGTAACGGGGTCACTCCTTTCTTTAGCGACCATGTCATTGTCCTGTCCTGGCAGGAGCAGTGAATAGGTTAATACAACGTTTCGTCTTTAAAGTCGCCTCGCTCAATGCCAATCAGTAAAGGGTGACAGCGACGCATTGCATTTGCCCCCCCTCTAAATATTTTTTGCCTTCCCTTACTCTTGTAATACTCCGCGCGAAGATTTAAAATATGAACTGCACATGGAGTCCTCCGGAATTTGGACACCGTAGAAATATTTCAAACAATCGACGGATCACAGTCGATTGACCCTCCAATAAAATTCCCCAACATAAAGGAAACCGGCATGGCCGCCAAGGTTTATAAAAATTACATTGATGGAGAGTGGAAAGCATCCTCAACCGGAGAAACCTTTGAGAACATCAACCCAGCGAATAAAAAAGAGGTCGTGGGCCGGTTTCAGCAATCGACGTCCAAAGATGTGAATGAAGCGGTTTCCGCCGCCCGCAAAGCCCTTCCCCATTGGAAACAAGTGCCTGCCCCAAAGCGAGGAGAAATCCTGTTCCGGGCGTCAGAAATTCTCGTCCAGCGAAAAGAGGCGCTGGCCCAGGACATGACCCGGGAAATGGGCAAGGTCATCAAGGAAACCAGGGGCGATGTCCAGGAAGCCATCGACATGGGTTACTACGCCGCCGGAGAGGGGCGAAGACTTTTCGGAGAAACGGTTCCTTCAGAATTGAACGATAAATTTTGTATGTCGGTGCGCATGCCGGTTGGGGTGATCGCCGCCATCACTCCCTGGAATTTTCCGCTCGCCATTCCTTCCTGGAAACTATTTCCCGCACTCGTTGCCGGCAATACCGTGGTCATCAAACCGGCCAGCGACACCCCCCTTTCGGTTTATCATTTTGTGAAAATTTTAGAAGAGGCGGGACTCCCTCCCGGAGTGGTTAATTATGTCACCGGATCGGGAGCGGTGGCAGGCGCTTCTCTCCTCGATCATCCCAAAGTGGACCTGGTGTCGTTCACCGGTTCCACCGATACCGGCAGTCAGGTGGCCCAGCACTGCGCCAAACAGATGAAACAGTATTCTCTCGAAATGGGCGGCAAGAACGCGATCCTGGTCATGGACGACGCCAACTTGAACCTGGCTGTGGAAGGGGTCATCTGGGGAGCGTTTGGTACCACCGGGCAGCGGTGCACGGCTTGCAGCCGGGTGATCGTTCATAAAAAGGTACTTAAAAAATTCACCAACCTGCTTGTCAAACGAACAAAAGAGCTCAAGCTGGGTGACGGATTGAACGAAAAAACCGAAGTCGGTCCCGTGGTCAATGAGAGTCAGCGGAAGAAAATTCACAGCTATTCAAAAATCGGTGTTGATGAAGGAGCCAGGCTGGTCATCGGCGGCGACGTCCATCGAAACGGAAATTGCAAAAATGGATTTTTTTACAAGCCGACTATTTTTGCCGATGTGTCCCCAAAAATGCGCATCGCCCAGGAGGAAATTTTTGGCCCCGTGTTGAGCGTCATTTCCTGTCGGAGCCTCGATCATGGAGTCCAGATCATCAACGATTCGGCGTTCGGGTTGTCCTCCGCCATTTATACGCAGGACGTGAACCGGGCTTTTAAAGCCATTGAAACTCTGGACACCGGAATCACCTATATCAATTCCTCGACGATCGGCGCGGAAATCCAGCTTCCCTTCGGCGGCACCAAGGGGACGGGCAACGGTCATCGCGAAGCCGGCACTGCCGCTCTGGAAATCTTTACGGAATGGAAGTCGGTCTACGTGGATTACAGCGGCAGATTGCAAAAAGCCCAAATTGACGATTAATCCCCTTCCTTCGATTCCATGGTTTAAGGAAGATCCTGGCCAATGTGAAAACGTTTTTAATGATGAGATTAAAATTTCTCCTAAACCTTCGAATGTGAGACTGAACTGGAAAGGCGGACCTTTGTGAAAGTTTGTGTGTTGTCCAGCGGTAGCAGTGGTAATTCGGTTTATATTGAAACCGAACATCAAAAGATTTTGCTGGACGCCGGGTTGAGTGAAAAAAAACTCAGCGCCCGGCTCGCAAGTATCGATCGCAAAGCCGGAGATCTGGATGCGGTGTTTGTGACTCATGAGCACTCCGATCATGTGAAAGGGGTCGGGCCTTTGGTTAGGAAACACAATGTGCCTTTGTATGCGACCGAAGGGACCTATAGGAAAATCCAGAACAGGGTAGGCCGTATTCCCGTTTGGAATCCCATTCGTTCAGAAGAGCCTGTGGCCATCGGTGAAATGGTGGTGGAACCGTATGCCACGCCTCACGATGCGGAAGAGTCCGTTGCGTTTATCATTCGGCATGGAGACACCAAAATCGGTCACGCCACGGACCTGGGAAAAGTGACGCCGTTTGTTCACAAAAAATTACAGAAATCGACAGCTCTTCTGGTGGAAGCCAACCACGATGTTGATATGTTAAACGCCGGTCCCTATTCCTGGCCTTTGAAGCAAAGGATCAAAAGCGATGTCGGCCACCTTTCCAACGAGGCCTGCGGAGAATTGTTGGCTCAGGCCAATCACGATGGGCTTCGATGGGTGGTGTTGATGCACCTGAGCGAAACCAACAACCTTCCAGAAATCGCTGCACTCACGGCGAAACAGGCTTTGGGGGAGATGTCCCCCCATTTGCAAATGGTATTGGCCAGGCAAAACCAAACCACCGAACTGATCAGCATCGACTGACCTCCAATCACAATTGATGCCCGCTTCGTATGGAATTCATGCAAGATAAAATCCTCGGATGCTGGTTCGGCATGGCGGTAGGCGACGCCATGGGAATGGCGGTCAAAGGTTTGAAGCCGGAAACCGTCAAACAGTGTTTCGGAACAATGGACGATTTTAAAGACGTCCGTAAGTTCATCGGCAAAGGCGTCAAGCAATACCGCATGAAAGGTTTGTATGGTGTGCAGACCCAAATGGCGCTGGCGGTGTGTGACAGCCTGCTTAAAAATAAAAAAGCCGACGTTTCGGGAATTTCCAGTGTGTTTTTAGAGCTCGCGGCGAATGAAACTGAGGGTTATTTTGGTGTGTTTCGTCACGCGGAGAATTTTTTTCGAAAAGCGGTAGCGTCTCTTCCCGGGCGGGAACCACTTTTGCCGGCAGAACAAAATCATGCCGGGTGCCATTACCCGTCTCTGGCCATCCCAATTGCTTTATTCAATCAGAAAGTATCGGAGGAGATGGTGCGGCAATGCATGGACACTTGTCTCCTGATGAGCCGCAACCCGATGGAAGTGATCGGCTCGGTTTTGACAGGTCATTGGGTGACCTGTTTTCTTTCCGTGAAAATGGATGGCAGGGACGAGGGCCTTTCAGAAAAGGAAGCGCTGCAGATTCTGGACCAGGGGATAGAGATATGCGGTCAGGCCGAGTCGGTCTTAAAAGAGCGCTATCCTGAAACAGGGAAAGAATTTGGCGATGAAATATTTCAAGCTTTGCGGTTGACCTTGCAGGGGCTGAGGGAAAAACTTCATTTAGAAGAAGGACCTCTGTTCGACTGGATTTGTAAAAATGCTTCGGGTGTCTTTAAAAACCCGATAACGCATCCCGCCCAGGGGTATGTGTTGACCCTCATTCCTTTAGCCTTGCTGACGGTATTAAAGAGTGAAAATGATTTTATTTCCATTTTGGTGCGTGCCCTCAATATGGGAAAAGAAGCGCCTCTGCTGGGAACACTGGTTGGAGCCTGGGCGGGCGCATTATTTGGATTTGAAAAAATCCCCCAGCATCTAAAGTCCGGTCTGGTCAACTCCAGAGAGATCAAAGCGAGAGGCGAGGCGCTGTTTATGCGTCGCCCCTCCAAAAGTCTCAAGAATCTGCTTGAAATGGAATTGGCGTTGACCAATAAGGAACGCGACGAAAGAAAAAGGCATTTGCCAAAACGGACCCATAAGCCTTTGCGCAAGGTTTCCCCGGCGGCTGATTTTCAAGACGATGACCTGGATGAACCTGAAATGCCCAGGAAAGAAGATGCGGCCAAATGGAGAAAATTTCAAAAAGATAAAACCCGAATGAAACGGGACCGCAGACGAAATCTGGAACCGGGCCAGGATTCTTGAAGAATATAAACCCTGGGCGGCAAATTCACCGTCAAGAGGTCAAGAATAACAAGGGGTTTTGCAACGGTTTTGGCAATTAAGCCTTAGCCCAAACGTCTGAAGGGGTTATAATGGATTAAGTGGATTTTAAAATTAGTTAAAAAAATTCAATGGGTTAGATGG is part of the Nitrospinaceae bacterium genome and harbors:
- a CDS encoding aldehyde dehydrogenase — its product is MDTVEIFQTIDGSQSIDPPIKFPNIKETGMAAKVYKNYIDGEWKASSTGETFENINPANKKEVVGRFQQSTSKDVNEAVSAARKALPHWKQVPAPKRGEILFRASEILVQRKEALAQDMTREMGKVIKETRGDVQEAIDMGYYAAGEGRRLFGETVPSELNDKFCMSVRMPVGVIAAITPWNFPLAIPSWKLFPALVAGNTVVIKPASDTPLSVYHFVKILEEAGLPPGVVNYVTGSGAVAGASLLDHPKVDLVSFTGSTDTGSQVAQHCAKQMKQYSLEMGGKNAILVMDDANLNLAVEGVIWGAFGTTGQRCTACSRVIVHKKVLKKFTNLLVKRTKELKLGDGLNEKTEVGPVVNESQRKKIHSYSKIGVDEGARLVIGGDVHRNGNCKNGFFYKPTIFADVSPKMRIAQEEIFGPVLSVISCRSLDHGVQIINDSAFGLSSAIYTQDVNRAFKAIETLDTGITYINSSTIGAEIQLPFGGTKGTGNGHREAGTAALEIFTEWKSVYVDYSGRLQKAQIDD
- a CDS encoding MBL fold metallo-hydrolase, translated to MKVCVLSSGSSGNSVYIETEHQKILLDAGLSEKKLSARLASIDRKAGDLDAVFVTHEHSDHVKGVGPLVRKHNVPLYATEGTYRKIQNRVGRIPVWNPIRSEEPVAIGEMVVEPYATPHDAEESVAFIIRHGDTKIGHATDLGKVTPFVHKKLQKSTALLVEANHDVDMLNAGPYSWPLKQRIKSDVGHLSNEACGELLAQANHDGLRWVVLMHLSETNNLPEIAALTAKQALGEMSPHLQMVLARQNQTTELISID